Proteins from one Rhodothermus sp. genomic window:
- a CDS encoding MarR family transcriptional regulator yields the protein MKLSERIKQARFASPAQEALLNILVTSSWVLSELSALMAPFGVTPTQYNVLRILRGSHPGKLTCSEVGRRMLDRMPDVTRLLNRLERAGLVTRTRSSHDRRVVEVGITEKGLALLARMQPVVDEAQERLMRRLSPEELRLLSDLLDRLRADEETSQETPSE from the coding sequence ATGAAGCTCTCAGAGCGCATCAAGCAGGCCCGTTTTGCTTCACCGGCGCAAGAAGCGCTGCTCAATATTCTGGTAACCAGTTCCTGGGTATTGAGTGAACTCTCCGCCCTGATGGCTCCGTTTGGCGTTACACCCACTCAGTACAACGTCCTGCGCATCCTCCGTGGCAGTCATCCTGGAAAGCTGACCTGCTCAGAGGTCGGTCGGCGCATGCTTGACCGCATGCCCGATGTTACCCGATTGCTCAATCGCCTGGAACGGGCCGGACTGGTCACGCGCACCCGCTCCAGCCATGATAGACGGGTGGTCGAAGTGGGCATCACGGAGAAAGGGTTGGCGTTGCTGGCCCGCATGCAACCGGTGGTGGACGAAGCACAGGAACGTCTGATGCGTCGCCTTTCGCCGGAAGAGTTGCGGCTGCTCAGCGATCTGTTGGATCGCCTGCGCGCCGACGAAGAAACGTCGCAGGAAACGCCGTCCGAATGA
- a CDS encoding DUF2905 domain-containing protein produces MTQGPLTELGRWLLLMGVVLIVLGGVLLLLGRLPHLPIGRLPGDFSWEKGNIRFYFPLGTMLLVSLVLTLLLNLLLRLFR; encoded by the coding sequence ATGACACAGGGTCCGCTGACCGAGCTGGGCCGCTGGCTGCTGCTGATGGGTGTGGTGCTGATAGTGCTGGGAGGGGTGCTGCTTTTGCTGGGGCGGCTGCCCCACCTACCCATCGGACGCCTGCCTGGTGACTTCAGCTGGGAGAAAGGGAACATTCGCTTTTACTTCCCGCTGGGTACCATGCTGCTGGTCAGTCTGGTGCTGACCCTCCTGCTCAATCTGCTGCTTCGGCTCTTCCGCTAA
- a CDS encoding branched-chain amino acid transaminase yields the protein MSTMEKHPIWFNGKLVPFEEAKIHVLSHVVHYGSSVFEGIRCYNTARGPAVFRLREHMRRLVDSARIYRMELPYTLEELEAAALETVRASGLKACYIRPVVFRGMGGLGVNPLNSPVEVAIAVWEWGAYLGDDALEQGVDVQVSTWNRMAPNTLPSLAKAGANYANAGLVKMEAVLNGYTEGIMLSVNGYVAEGSGENLFLVRDGIIYTAPLTLSILPGITRDAVITLARDLGYTVIEQPLPREALYIADELFFTGTAAEITPIRSVDRYTIGQGRRGPVTEALQRAFFEIVREGKDPYGWLTFVEVPREASISS from the coding sequence ATAAGTACAATGGAAAAACATCCTATTTGGTTTAACGGTAAGCTGGTGCCGTTCGAAGAGGCAAAGATTCACGTGCTGTCGCACGTAGTACATTACGGGTCGTCGGTTTTCGAAGGGATCCGATGCTATAACACCGCCCGAGGCCCGGCTGTCTTTCGACTACGGGAGCACATGCGGCGCTTGGTCGACTCGGCTCGGATTTACCGTATGGAGTTGCCCTATACGCTGGAAGAGCTGGAAGCGGCTGCCCTTGAAACAGTCCGGGCCAGTGGCTTGAAAGCCTGTTACATTCGGCCCGTAGTTTTTCGTGGCATGGGGGGGCTGGGCGTTAATCCGCTGAACAGTCCCGTTGAGGTCGCTATTGCCGTGTGGGAATGGGGAGCCTATCTGGGGGATGACGCCCTTGAGCAGGGTGTAGATGTGCAGGTAAGCACCTGGAACCGCATGGCACCTAACACGCTGCCATCCCTGGCAAAGGCCGGTGCCAACTATGCAAATGCAGGTCTGGTGAAAATGGAAGCCGTGCTCAACGGCTACACCGAAGGTATCATGCTATCGGTGAACGGCTATGTGGCCGAGGGAAGTGGTGAGAATCTGTTTCTGGTACGCGATGGTATTATCTACACGGCGCCGCTGACGTTGTCGATCCTGCCGGGCATCACGCGCGATGCGGTGATCACCCTGGCGCGTGATCTGGGTTATACCGTGATCGAACAACCTCTGCCCCGTGAAGCGCTTTATATTGCTGACGAGCTGTTCTTTACGGGCACGGCCGCTGAGATCACGCCGATCCGTTCGGTCGATCGCTATACGATTGGCCAGGGGCGGCGCGGCCCGGTAACCGAAGCCCTACAGCGCGCGTTTTTTGAGATCGTACGCGAAGGCAAAGATCCTTATGGCTGGCTGACGTTCGTCGAAGTTCCCCGGGAGGCAAGTATTTCATCCTGA
- a CDS encoding GNAT family N-acetyltransferase → MSAFATDITFRIREATPDDADTLVQLILELADYEKLRDEAQPDPKRLRAHLRPEASPRCEALLAEEATTGEALGFALFFANYSTFLTRWGIYLEDIYVRPAYRGRGIGFALLKRVAEIAIARGARRLDWQVLDWNEPALRFYRKLGARPLNGWITMRLSGEALEQLGGRGKCS, encoded by the coding sequence ATGAGCGCTTTCGCAACGGACATAACGTTTCGCATCCGGGAAGCGACCCCGGACGATGCTGACACACTTGTGCAGCTCATCCTGGAGCTGGCCGACTACGAAAAGCTACGCGATGAAGCGCAACCCGATCCGAAGAGACTTCGGGCGCACCTGCGCCCGGAGGCTTCGCCGCGCTGCGAGGCGCTGCTGGCCGAAGAGGCGACGACTGGCGAGGCCCTGGGCTTTGCCCTGTTCTTTGCGAACTATTCAACCTTTTTGACCCGCTGGGGCATCTATCTGGAGGATATTTACGTCCGTCCTGCTTATCGTGGCCGGGGAATCGGGTTTGCATTGCTGAAGCGCGTGGCCGAAATTGCAATCGCGCGGGGTGCCAGACGGCTGGACTGGCAGGTGCTTGACTGGAACGAGCCGGCGCTTCGCTTTTACCGAAAGCTGGGCGCTCGCCCGTTGAACGGATGGATCACGATGCGGTTGAGCGGGGAAGCACTGGAGCAACTGGGAGGCCGCGGAAAGTGCTCGTGA
- a CDS encoding AAA family ATPase, with the protein MGQRLTALKTLGDLKEIGYRPLSVKDELRRNLIAKLQRGVEIFPGIIGYERTVIPQIQNAILGRHDMILLGLRGQAKTRIIRMLPELLDEYIPIIKGSEVNDNPFAPISKYGREMVADLGDDTPIEWLHRSQRYAEKLATPDTTIADLIGDIDPIKAANRRLTYADEEVIHFGLIPRTNRGIFAINELPDLQPRIQVGLLNILEEQDIQIRGFNIRFPLDILLVFTANPEDYTNRGNIITPLKDRIDSQIITHYPKTIEIGIAITQQEAWQERDGQVRVHVPYFFREIIEQIAFEARQSEYVDQKSGVSVRMTRAALECLISAAERRALLNGEAETTVRISDLFFVEPAITGKIELVYEGEQEGVQNVARLLVGRAVKAIFPRYFPDPANRKEGRAVYQPILDWFAKGEQVTLTPELPFDEYARRLDAVEGLCALVQRYTRPATPAETASMMEFVLEALHQHSLLGKDLLDQETRYSDIMGSMLSSLGRDEDEDDEDDEFFRRYR; encoded by the coding sequence ATGGGACAGAGGCTGACAGCGTTGAAAACGCTGGGTGATCTTAAGGAGATCGGCTATCGACCGCTCTCGGTCAAAGATGAACTGCGCAGAAATCTGATCGCCAAACTCCAGCGCGGTGTAGAGATCTTTCCGGGCATCATCGGCTATGAGCGAACAGTCATTCCGCAGATCCAGAACGCGATTCTGGGACGCCACGACATGATCCTGCTCGGGCTGCGCGGCCAGGCCAAAACGCGAATCATCCGCATGTTACCTGAACTGCTTGACGAATACATTCCGATCATCAAAGGAAGCGAGGTCAATGACAATCCATTTGCTCCTATCTCCAAATATGGCCGGGAGATGGTGGCCGACTTAGGCGATGATACACCCATCGAGTGGCTTCATCGGAGCCAGCGTTACGCCGAAAAACTGGCTACACCCGATACGACCATTGCCGACCTGATCGGCGATATTGATCCCATCAAGGCGGCCAACCGACGGTTGACCTACGCCGATGAAGAGGTCATTCACTTTGGCCTGATTCCTCGCACCAATCGGGGTATCTTCGCGATCAATGAATTGCCCGACCTGCAACCACGTATTCAGGTAGGGCTGCTCAACATTCTGGAAGAACAGGACATTCAGATTCGCGGCTTTAACATCCGCTTTCCGCTCGATATCCTGCTGGTCTTTACGGCCAACCCGGAAGATTACACGAATCGGGGCAATATTATCACGCCGTTAAAGGACCGTATAGATAGTCAGATCATCACGCACTATCCGAAGACCATTGAGATCGGCATTGCCATTACGCAGCAAGAAGCCTGGCAGGAGCGAGATGGGCAGGTGCGTGTCCACGTGCCCTACTTTTTCCGCGAGATCATTGAGCAGATTGCTTTCGAAGCCCGCCAGAGCGAGTACGTGGACCAGAAATCCGGCGTGTCGGTGCGTATGACGCGAGCTGCACTTGAATGTCTGATCTCGGCGGCCGAGCGTCGGGCGTTGCTGAACGGCGAAGCAGAAACCACGGTGCGCATCAGTGATCTGTTTTTTGTCGAACCGGCCATTACCGGCAAAATTGAACTGGTCTATGAAGGCGAGCAGGAAGGCGTGCAGAATGTTGCGCGGCTGCTTGTCGGACGGGCCGTTAAGGCTATCTTTCCGCGCTATTTTCCAGATCCGGCCAACCGCAAGGAAGGACGGGCCGTCTATCAACCTATCCTGGACTGGTTCGCTAAGGGAGAGCAGGTGACGCTGACGCCCGAACTGCCCTTTGACGAGTATGCACGTCGGCTGGATGCCGTAGAAGGGCTCTGCGCCCTTGTGCAGCGTTACACGCGCCCGGCTACCCCGGCGGAGACGGCTTCCATGATGGAGTTTGTGCTGGAGGCGCTCCATCAGCATTCGTTGCTCGGCAAGGACCTGCTTGATCAGGAAACCCGCTACAGCGACATCATGGGCTCGATGCTCTCGTCGCTGGGACGAGACGAGGACGAAGACGACGAAGATGACGAATTCTTCCGCCGCTATCGATGA
- a CDS encoding trypsin-like peptidase domain-containing protein, which translates to MRGFLPLLGFLLLPLLAGGCSQNARSEEPGPDTPWVATDTADLQAQLYRSRETAITRAVREVSPAVVSINVLEVQRIRYRDPFADFFNDPIWEFFFGGPRSRIIERQIHAIGSGFIISPDGYIVTNDHVVGNATKITVSFPDGRAMDAELVGTDPVTDIALLKVNPDRPLPYLHFAQSAPIVGEWVIALGNPYGLFEAAPPTVTVGVVSAVGRNLPSQNGRLYRDMIQTDAAINQGNSGGPLVNARGEVIGMNAAIYSETGGSVGIGFAIPADKIQRIVAELKAKGYVDRSYYTGLYVRDLTPRIAQALGVPHARGVFVTDIDPGSPADMAGLRPYDVIVSFGGTPVANSDELRARLFDFRPGDRVQIGVLRDGRRLTLEMRIGRQESSR; encoded by the coding sequence ATGCGAGGCTTTCTGCCACTGCTGGGATTTTTGTTGTTACCCCTGTTGGCAGGGGGATGCTCCCAGAATGCCCGTTCTGAAGAGCCAGGTCCTGATACGCCCTGGGTAGCGACCGACACGGCGGACCTGCAGGCGCAACTCTATCGCTCACGGGAGACGGCGATCACGCGGGCCGTGCGTGAGGTGTCGCCTGCCGTGGTCAGTATCAACGTGCTGGAGGTGCAACGCATTCGCTATCGGGATCCGTTTGCCGACTTTTTCAACGATCCGATCTGGGAGTTCTTCTTTGGAGGGCCGCGCTCACGCATTATCGAGCGGCAGATTCACGCAATTGGTTCGGGATTCATCATTTCGCCGGATGGTTACATTGTTACGAATGACCACGTCGTGGGTAATGCTACAAAGATTACCGTTTCGTTCCCGGACGGCCGGGCCATGGACGCCGAGCTGGTAGGTACTGATCCGGTTACGGACATTGCGCTGTTGAAAGTGAATCCGGACCGGCCGTTGCCCTATCTGCACTTTGCCCAGAGTGCACCAATTGTCGGTGAATGGGTAATTGCCCTGGGCAATCCCTATGGTCTGTTTGAGGCAGCGCCGCCTACTGTAACGGTGGGGGTGGTCAGTGCGGTTGGACGTAACCTGCCTTCTCAGAACGGCCGGCTCTATCGCGACATGATTCAGACCGATGCGGCCATTAACCAGGGGAACTCTGGAGGGCCACTGGTGAACGCACGGGGTGAGGTGATTGGCATGAATGCGGCTATCTATTCGGAAACAGGGGGCTCGGTCGGGATTGGCTTTGCCATACCGGCTGACAAAATTCAGCGTATCGTGGCCGAGTTGAAAGCAAAGGGTTACGTAGACCGCTCCTACTACACAGGGCTTTATGTGCGGGATCTGACGCCACGCATTGCCCAGGCGCTGGGGGTTCCCCATGCGCGGGGTGTGTTTGTGACTGACATCGATCCTGGCTCGCCTGCCGATATGGCCGGCCTGCGGCCCTACGACGTGATCGTGTCGTTCGGTGGCACACCAGTGGCCAATAGCGACGAACTGCGTGCCCGGTTGTTCGACTTTCGCCCCGGTGATCGTGTGCAGATAGGCGTACTACGCGATGGCCGGCGCCTGACGCTGGAAATGCGCATCGGACGCCAGGAGTCGTCGCGATGA
- a CDS encoding pseudouridine synthase, producing the protein MRRPVRHILFWKPYGVLSQFTDREGRPTLKDYIEVPDVYPVGRLDMDSEGLLLLTSDGLLKYRLLHPRYGHWRTYWAQVERIPDEEALRRLSEGVVIAGGYRTRPARVRRIKPPDLPPRPRPIRYRKTVPTCWLEISVREGKNRQVRRMTAAVGHPTLRLVRVAIGPLRLDGLAPGQWRWLTPDEEAALYRLCRLKKPGPP; encoded by the coding sequence ATGCGGAGACCGGTGCGCCATATTCTATTCTGGAAGCCCTACGGTGTGTTGAGTCAGTTCACTGACCGGGAAGGGCGTCCTACCCTCAAAGACTACATCGAGGTGCCGGATGTCTATCCAGTCGGACGACTGGACATGGACAGTGAAGGGTTGTTGCTCCTTACCAGTGACGGCCTGCTCAAATATCGGTTGCTGCATCCACGTTATGGACACTGGCGCACTTACTGGGCCCAGGTCGAACGCATTCCTGACGAGGAAGCGCTTCGGCGTCTATCCGAAGGTGTTGTGATTGCGGGCGGCTATCGGACCCGTCCAGCCCGGGTGCGCCGCATTAAGCCGCCAGACCTACCTCCCCGTCCCCGTCCGATCCGCTACCGCAAAACAGTGCCCACCTGCTGGCTGGAGATTTCTGTTCGAGAAGGAAAAAATCGACAGGTACGTCGCATGACCGCGGCCGTCGGGCATCCTACGCTACGGTTGGTACGCGTAGCTATCGGCCCGTTACGCCTTGATGGGCTGGCACCTGGCCAGTGGCGTTGGCTCACACCCGACGAAGAAGCGGCCCTCTACCGCCTCTGCCGTTTGAAGAAACCAGGACCTCCCTGA
- a CDS encoding adenosylhomocysteinase gives MDYREGAYKVRDLKLAEAGRKRIAWAESRMPVLMHLRARYSQTQPFKGYKIAGCLHVTKETAVLIETFKACGAEVAWSGCNPLSTQDDIAAALAAAGVEIYAWHGQSVEEFYWSIERTLDTPPHLTLDDGADLIFTVHHKRPELAQHIIGGSEETTTGVKRLRAMAADGKLLYPVFAVNDAETKWDFDNIYGTGQSTIDGILRATSVLLAGKNFVVAGYGHCGRGVAMRARGMGANVIITEVKPTAALKAVLDGFRVMPMDEAAEIGDIFVTATGMKDVIRGYHFQKMKDGAIVCNTGHYDVELNLKELAELAVQVREIRPNNKEYLLENGRRIYVLADGRLVNLAAAEGHPSEVMDMSFANQFMAHLMLVEKHKAGEKLPPQVIDLPEELDQEIARIKLETMGIRIDTLSDEQRAYATDYTAGT, from the coding sequence ATGGACTACCGGGAAGGAGCCTACAAGGTACGGGATCTGAAACTGGCCGAAGCGGGCCGCAAGCGGATTGCGTGGGCTGAAAGCCGCATGCCCGTGCTCATGCATCTACGTGCGCGTTACAGCCAGACGCAACCGTTCAAAGGGTACAAAATTGCTGGCTGTCTGCATGTAACCAAGGAAACGGCCGTACTGATTGAAACCTTCAAGGCCTGCGGTGCCGAGGTGGCCTGGAGCGGCTGTAACCCACTTTCGACACAGGACGACATCGCTGCAGCCCTGGCCGCCGCGGGGGTTGAAATCTATGCCTGGCATGGCCAGAGCGTCGAAGAATTCTACTGGAGCATCGAGCGCACGCTGGATACCCCCCCGCACCTGACCCTTGACGACGGCGCCGACCTGATCTTCACCGTGCATCACAAACGCCCCGAGTTGGCCCAGCACATCATTGGCGGTTCGGAAGAGACGACTACCGGCGTCAAACGGCTGCGGGCCATGGCCGCCGATGGCAAGCTACTCTATCCGGTCTTTGCGGTCAACGATGCTGAAACGAAGTGGGACTTCGACAACATCTATGGTACCGGACAATCTACCATTGACGGAATCCTGCGCGCAACAAGCGTTTTGCTGGCAGGCAAAAACTTCGTGGTAGCCGGCTATGGACATTGTGGGCGCGGTGTCGCCATGCGAGCGCGTGGTATGGGCGCCAATGTGATCATCACGGAAGTGAAGCCCACGGCCGCTCTGAAGGCTGTGCTCGATGGCTTCCGCGTCATGCCCATGGATGAAGCTGCCGAGATCGGCGACATCTTCGTAACGGCCACCGGCATGAAGGATGTAATTCGGGGCTACCACTTCCAGAAGATGAAAGACGGAGCGATTGTATGCAACACCGGCCATTACGACGTGGAGTTGAATTTGAAAGAGCTGGCTGAGCTGGCAGTTCAGGTGCGCGAAATACGGCCGAATAACAAGGAATATCTGCTCGAAAATGGCCGCCGCATCTACGTGCTGGCCGACGGCCGCCTGGTCAACCTGGCTGCTGCCGAAGGACATCCGTCCGAAGTCATGGACATGAGCTTCGCCAACCAGTTCATGGCCCACCTGATGCTCGTCGAAAAACACAAGGCGGGGGAGAAGCTGCCTCCGCAGGTGATAGATCTACCCGAGGAGCTGGATCAGGAAATTGCCCGCATCAAGCTGGAAACGATGGGCATTCGGATCGACACGCTTTCCGACGAGCAACGGGCGTACGCCACCGACTATACGGCCGGCACCTGA
- a CDS encoding T9SS type A sorting domain-containing protein, with translation MVCNSRLAGWLGCLLLGFGGISLQAQPYRNVQQAPATRVVPEGRIDPTSGRWQAHYRVRVPIAWQGSAEATARVYLRLEAARFGWQQPDRTLTLDRVRITPYASHVRFRQTLAGVPVYGRYVQVNLDRRGQPSLVFSGYAPWLDIYADRFDPTPHLSATEAMTEARRRLAQPEAPTSVPELVVWPSDPPRLAWHFVLWPQDRLDEWAVVVDARTGELLQVQSQAVHDQHVKTAETSSGIKGQNISSPPPVGLIIGEGMVFDPDPLATAGVAYGGAYADNNDADTPELNNERVVVTLPDITQGEDGRYRLEGPYVRITGDIPGVSDTPYEPPAEPAPEAFRYTRAHEHFEAVMAYYHIDRSQRYVQQLDLGTAVQAMPILVNPHGFGNQDNSQYYPAQNAIVFGDGGVDDAEDATVIWHEYMHALLEDAAPGLLGTNEGRALHEGWADYWAASYVRGIAEAGLLRRTDWDFVFRWDSGDGTIWEGRRIAFVGRYPEDTNCDREDTPRAPCNIYDDGLLWATVLMEIQDVLGKAVTDRLAMAAALYLNPPATFRDAAQALLQADMDYYNGAHLGALLDRLGARGLIDPGAMHLVVRHDPARDVRIEPDYLRLQVVAIAQADTVVRVQAFYEQASQFVPTMVFHPVNDTLFEGQIPWDGIPGRIRYYLEVETAGGWVLRQPFQAPAQTYAVDVGQVVTADVLQVARTGTGWRRVDAGWTVDGLQEGYTTLVLLPVAMAANADRLRLHLRHRFNFGPSCAGYLESSANGGRTWQLLLPESGGTPRQPFGEASPPEGMWHTFDLSEAAGSQQWLRFTFSCTTANPSAFWTIERLELEQATRDADLQTRYATRLLAPFPNPFRHQISIPFTLEAARHVRLSVYDLLGREVVRLVDATLSAGSHVAVFRPDGLATGVYVVRLEVEGGNQTRTVLFLPDRP, from the coding sequence ATGGTTTGCAACAGCCGGCTGGCAGGGTGGCTGGGGTGTCTGTTGCTTGGCTTTGGAGGAATCAGTCTCCAGGCTCAGCCCTACCGGAACGTGCAGCAGGCTCCAGCGACGCGCGTGGTTCCCGAAGGACGTATCGATCCAACTTCAGGGCGCTGGCAGGCGCACTACCGCGTACGTGTGCCGATAGCCTGGCAGGGCAGTGCAGAGGCTACTGCCCGCGTCTATCTTCGGCTGGAGGCAGCACGCTTCGGCTGGCAGCAGCCTGACCGTACGCTGACGTTGGACCGTGTGCGCATCACCCCTTACGCTTCACATGTACGCTTTCGGCAGACACTGGCCGGCGTACCCGTCTATGGCCGCTATGTGCAGGTTAACCTGGATCGCCGAGGACAGCCTTCTCTGGTGTTCAGTGGCTACGCCCCTTGGCTGGATATCTATGCTGATCGGTTCGATCCAACGCCCCATCTCTCAGCAACCGAAGCGATGACGGAAGCACGGCGTCGACTGGCCCAACCCGAGGCCCCGACGAGCGTGCCCGAACTGGTCGTATGGCCGTCGGATCCACCACGCCTGGCCTGGCACTTTGTGCTCTGGCCACAGGATCGGCTCGACGAATGGGCGGTGGTCGTCGATGCCCGTACAGGGGAGCTGCTGCAGGTGCAGAGCCAGGCCGTCCATGACCAGCACGTAAAGACAGCAGAAACGTCCTCCGGGATCAAGGGCCAGAACATATCCTCACCGCCGCCAGTGGGCCTGATCATAGGCGAAGGCATGGTATTCGATCCCGATCCACTGGCTACTGCCGGCGTTGCCTATGGGGGGGCCTATGCCGACAACAACGATGCTGATACGCCCGAGCTAAACAACGAACGTGTTGTCGTGACCCTGCCCGACATCACGCAGGGCGAAGACGGTCGTTACCGGCTCGAAGGACCCTACGTGCGCATTACCGGCGATATTCCAGGCGTGTCCGATACGCCCTACGAACCGCCGGCCGAGCCCGCCCCTGAGGCCTTTCGGTACACGCGTGCGCACGAACACTTCGAAGCTGTCATGGCCTACTACCACATTGACCGCAGCCAACGCTACGTCCAGCAACTCGACCTGGGCACCGCCGTGCAGGCCATGCCCATTCTGGTAAATCCGCACGGGTTTGGCAATCAGGACAATTCACAATACTACCCGGCACAGAACGCGATCGTCTTCGGCGATGGGGGGGTGGATGATGCCGAAGATGCCACGGTAATCTGGCACGAGTATATGCATGCCTTGCTGGAAGATGCAGCACCGGGACTGTTGGGAACAAATGAAGGACGGGCGCTCCACGAAGGATGGGCCGACTACTGGGCTGCTTCCTATGTGCGAGGAATCGCCGAAGCCGGTCTGTTGCGGCGTACCGATTGGGACTTTGTCTTTCGCTGGGATAGCGGCGACGGCACAATATGGGAAGGACGACGCATCGCTTTTGTCGGACGCTACCCGGAAGATACCAACTGTGACCGGGAAGATACACCCCGTGCCCCCTGCAATATCTATGACGACGGCCTCCTCTGGGCAACCGTACTCATGGAGATTCAGGATGTGCTGGGAAAGGCTGTCACCGACCGGCTGGCCATGGCGGCTGCCCTGTATCTAAATCCGCCCGCCACGTTCCGGGATGCGGCGCAGGCACTCCTGCAGGCCGATATGGACTACTACAACGGAGCGCATCTGGGGGCATTGCTTGATCGACTGGGAGCCCGCGGACTGATCGATCCCGGCGCAATGCATCTGGTGGTGCGCCACGATCCAGCACGGGATGTACGCATCGAGCCCGATTACCTGAGACTTCAGGTGGTAGCGATCGCCCAGGCCGACACGGTAGTGCGGGTGCAGGCCTTCTATGAGCAGGCCAGTCAGTTCGTCCCAACCATGGTATTTCATCCCGTCAACGACACGCTCTTTGAAGGACAGATTCCATGGGACGGGATTCCCGGGCGCATCCGCTACTACCTGGAAGTTGAAACAGCCGGTGGATGGGTACTTCGCCAGCCGTTTCAGGCACCTGCCCAGACGTATGCGGTGGATGTGGGCCAGGTGGTAACGGCCGACGTGCTCCAGGTGGCACGGACCGGCACCGGCTGGCGACGTGTAGACGCAGGTTGGACCGTAGATGGGCTGCAGGAAGGTTACACTACGCTGGTGCTTCTGCCTGTCGCCATGGCCGCCAATGCTGACCGGCTCCGGCTGCACCTGCGGCACCGCTTCAACTTCGGCCCGAGCTGCGCGGGTTATCTGGAAAGCTCGGCCAATGGCGGACGTACCTGGCAGCTGCTGCTTCCTGAAAGTGGAGGCACGCCCAGGCAGCCTTTTGGCGAAGCCAGCCCTCCCGAAGGCATGTGGCACACCTTCGACCTGTCGGAAGCAGCCGGAAGCCAGCAATGGCTGCGGTTTACCTTTAGTTGCACAACGGCCAATCCGAGCGCTTTCTGGACGATCGAACGGCTGGAACTGGAACAGGCCACACGCGATGCGGATTTGCAGACCCGCTACGCGACCCGGCTGCTGGCGCCTTTTCCAAACCCCTTCCGCCATCAGATCTCAATCCCCTTCACGCTGGAGGCCGCCCGCCATGTGCGGCTGAGCGTATATGACCTGTTGGGTCGCGAAGTGGTGCGCCTGGTAGATGCTACGCTGTCGGCCGGCAGCCACGTGGCTGTTTTTCGTCCGGATGGTCTGGCCACAGGCGTATATGTGGTGCGGCTGGAAGTGGAAGGAGGGAACCAGACACGCACGGTACTTTTCCTGCCAGATCGCCCATGA
- the metK gene encoding methionine adenosyltransferase, which produces MAYLFTSESVSEGHPDKIADQISDAILDAMLAQDPHSRVAVETLVTTGLVVLSGEVYTRAHVDVQQIARKVIRDVGYTDPRLRFDADSCGVLSSIHEQSPDIRQGVDGTPSGEQGAGDQGMMFGYACRETSELMPLPIMLAHKLVRELARIRKEEPQLMPYLRPDAKSQVTVEYEDDRRTPRRIHTVVVSTQHTEDVTQERIRQDIQEILLPRVLPAELVDDQLVLHVNPTGRFVIGGPHGDTGLTGRKIIVDTYGGKGAHGGGAFSGKDPSKVDRSGAYAARYVAKNIVGAGLADEVEVQIAYAIGLAEPVSIDVNTFGTGMVPDAVLVEAVREVFDLRPAAIIRDLDLLKPRYRATAVYGHFGRSEFPWEALNRVEALKQAVARYA; this is translated from the coding sequence ATGGCTTACCTGTTTACTTCCGAGTCGGTCTCTGAAGGGCATCCGGATAAGATTGCAGACCAGATTTCGGATGCCATTCTGGATGCGATGCTGGCGCAGGATCCGCATAGCCGCGTGGCGGTGGAGACCCTGGTGACTACCGGGCTGGTTGTGCTTTCAGGGGAGGTCTATACGCGGGCACACGTGGATGTGCAGCAGATTGCTCGGAAGGTCATCCGGGACGTTGGCTATACGGATCCACGCCTTCGGTTTGATGCTGATAGCTGTGGAGTACTCTCCAGTATTCATGAGCAAAGCCCGGACATTCGCCAGGGTGTCGATGGTACTCCCTCGGGGGAGCAGGGCGCTGGCGATCAGGGCATGATGTTTGGCTATGCCTGCCGGGAGACCTCCGAGCTGATGCCGCTGCCCATCATGCTGGCGCATAAGCTCGTGCGTGAGCTGGCCCGCATCCGAAAAGAGGAGCCTCAGCTGATGCCCTATCTGCGCCCGGATGCCAAAAGTCAGGTAACCGTTGAGTACGAGGACGACCGGCGTACGCCCCGGCGCATTCATACGGTGGTCGTTTCCACGCAACATACCGAAGACGTCACGCAGGAACGCATTCGCCAGGATATTCAGGAAATTCTCCTCCCCCGTGTGCTCCCCGCTGAACTGGTGGACGACCAACTGGTCCTGCATGTGAACCCGACTGGCCGCTTTGTTATCGGGGGACCCCATGGTGACACAGGCCTGACTGGCCGCAAGATTATTGTGGACACCTATGGCGGGAAAGGCGCGCATGGCGGCGGTGCTTTTAGTGGCAAGGATCCGTCTAAGGTAGATCGCTCGGGCGCTTATGCGGCCCGCTATGTGGCCAAAAACATCGTGGGTGCTGGACTGGCGGATGAAGTCGAAGTGCAGATTGCCTATGCGATCGGACTGGCCGAACCGGTTTCGATTGACGTGAATACGTTTGGAACCGGCATGGTCCCCGATGCGGTGCTGGTGGAGGCTGTGCGGGAGGTTTTTGATCTGCGGCCGGCCGCCATCATTCGAGATCTGGATTTACTCAAACCACGCTATCGGGCGACGGCTGTCTATGGCCACTTTGGTCGCTCAGAATTTCCCTGGGAGGCGCTGAATCGCGTTGAAGCGCTCAAACAGGCTGTTGCCCGCTATGCTTGA